TCACCGCGCTGGTCGGCGCACCGGTGGACGGCACCCGCGGCGAGGGCTACGCCCCTCGCCCCGAGCCGCCCGAGGAGCAGTTGCGATACGAGATCGTGGCGGTCACCGACCTGCCCGAACCGGACCCGTTCCGGGAGGCCTGCATGGTGTCCGGTTCGCGTGATCAGCCCCACGGGCGCACTTCCTGCTGCTGGTACCACCAGCAGGACTGGGCCGGCGTCAGCGAGCTGGCGATCGGACTGATCGAGCGGGCGAGGCGTGAGGGGAGGCCGGACCGTGAGATCGCCGAGCAGCACATGACGCTCGCCAGGGAACTCGGTACCGGCGACCAGGACCTCATGGCCCTCAACTCCATGCTCGAACCGGGCCTGGGGATCGCCCCCGCGGGCGACTCCTACACCAACGGCAACCACCGGTCACGGGCGATGAAGGACGCGAAGGTCGCGCGTACCGTCGTGGTCACCTGGCTGACGCCCGAGCCCGAGTAGTACAGCCTTCAAAGAGCGACTGGAGTCTGCCGTCACCGCGAGCAGGGGCCGATGGCCGCGCGGACACGACACCACCGCGGAGCGCGAGGCCGCCCTCGACGCCGGGCAGAGGCCGGCCCTCACACGGCGTGCTCCCACGCGCCGGGGTGGATTCCGTTGCGGAGCCGCGCCGATCGGCCGCGGGACACCTTTCCGGGGTGCTCCTTGGACGTGGTCACGATGCGCCGGCGGATGGTGGCGGTCTCCGCAGGGGCCGTTGCGTGGCCGGGAGGGGTGAGGCCGCCGATCTGAGAGACGGCCCGGTGGGGGACGTCCGCATCGCTCTGCCGGGGGTGGGTGAACGAGACTTCGCGGTGGCGGCGTGGGAAGGCGGCTTCGGGTACCCCGACCGTTTCCGCAGCAGCCGGCGGGCCCGGAAACGGCTCGGCCGCCCCGGCCCCGTCGAGTTCGAGGAGAAGTGCTACGCCGGCCTGGCGACGGCCGGACAAACGAACCTGATCACCCGTCAAACCGCCCCGGCCGACTGGTCAGCACCTCCCGCACACCGGGGGCCTCGGTCAGCCGGAGAGTCACACAGCTCGGACGATACATGCCACGGCCACCACGCATGCCATGCCCGCCGCCAGAAACACCGGGACCGCCACTGTCATATAGACGGCGTTGGGAATGAGCGCGCGAACCGGCCAGACGTCAGCCACCTTTGGATCCTGCGGCAGGTAGACGATCTCCACCTCGCTCCCCTTTTCCGGCAGTACGCCCTTCCACGCACGGGCGACCATGTGATTCGTCACGCCAGACGGGTCCGCGAATGCCACGACGACCCCGTTGCCGTAGCGGCTGCTTGTGTATCCGACACACCTGCCCCGAGTACGCGCTCCCCTGGTGCCGAGTCGTACTTTGGCGACGAAAATCTCCAGCAGCGCCCGAAGGGCTACGTACATGAGGAAGGAGAGCCCGGAGAGTGCCACTACGGCCACAAACGCCAGCGCATGCGCCATATCGAACTCTCCCGAGATGTGGATGACCTCGTGCAGGAGACGGGAAGTATCCCTGGCCCGCACCGGTGGAACATACCGAGGGGCTTGTCGGCAGCGAAGAAGGCAGCACTTCTCCGGGGGACGAAGTGTATCGAGTCCTGTCCACGTCTCCGCGTGGAGGGCGACGGGGAGGGAGCGGTGAGGTCGCGCGGACTGGCGGACTGCTTCCGGCCGAGACCGTCCGCGAGCCCGGGCTGGACCGGACTGTCGGGGGTGCTTGCACCGTGGTGTCGGCTGCCGGCAGTGCACGATCCGGGGAAGACCGCCGCCGGGCCCGGGATCAGCGGGTCCGCCGCCCGTGCCCGTACCGACGCGCTCCTCGATCCGCTCGCCGCCCGTGCGCCGGGGCCGCTGAGGGTGCCGCGCGACCACGAACCGGGCTTCGTCCTGCCCGCGCTCTCGGAGAAGCACCGCGTGTCCGGTTCCCGGTCAGGCCGCCCAGCGGCGGAGTTCCTTCTTGTCGGGCTTGCCCGCGTCCGTCAGCGGCAGCGCCTCCACGAACTCGATGAGGTCGGGTACGTAGAGTTCCCCACGCCTGTCACGGACCAGGGCGCGCAGGTCCTCCGCGGTGGTGGTGCTGCCGGGCGCGAGGACGACGGTGGCGTGGACGCGTTCGATGCGGCCCTGGTCGCGGACCCCGTAGACGGCGCTGTGGCGCACGTCGGGATGGGTATGGAGGAATTCCTCCAGTTCGGTGGTGTACACATGGCCGCCGACCACGGCGATCATGTCCTTGATGCGGTCGACGACGGTGAGGTATCCCTCGGCGTCAAGGCGGCCGAGGTCGCCGGTGTGCAGCCACCCGTCCGGTTCGAGAACCTCGGCGGTCAGCTCGGGGTCCTTCCAGTAGCCATCCATCACCTGGGGGCCCCGGACACAGATCTCGCCGACCTCTCCGTGGGGGAGCACTGTGCCGCTCTCGGTCCGGATCTCGACCTCGACGCCCGGTATGACGCGGCCCGCGGTACGCAGGACGTCGAGCCGGTCGGGGTCGTGTTCTCCTGCGGGCAGCACGCTGACGGCGCCGGCCTCGAACTGCCCGTAACTCTGCTGCAGGACACGTCCGAAGCGGCGGACGGCCTCGGCGATGCGGACCGGGGAGGACTGGCAGCTGCCGTACGTGATCCGCCGCATGCTGGAGGTGTCGGTGGTCTCGATGTCCGGGTGGTCGAGGACCTGGTAGAGGTGCGGGGGCAGCAGGAGTACGTGGGTGATCTCCTCGCGTGCGATCGTCGCGAGGACCTCACCCGCGTCGAAACCGTCGTGCAGGACGACCGTGCCGCCGCTCGCGAGGGTGGTGTCGGCGAGGAACCCTCCGGCGTGGGAGAGCGGGGTGCACACCAGGTCGCGGCGGACCTCATCGGACAACTCCCGCATCAGGCCCGTGTTCCGCATTCGGGCGAACGTGCTCCGCACCCCCTTGGGATGCCCGGTGGTGCCACCGGAGTGCCTGATCATGCACAGGTCCTCGGGACGGGCCTGGCTCTCCACCGGGGTCTCCGGCTGCGGCGCGGCGAGCGCGAGCAAGTCCTCGCCGCCGGTGGGCGCATCAGCAGGAACCGGCCCGAGCACCAACACCCGTTCAACCGGTACGAGTTCGGTGATCTGCGTGGCGCGGGCGGCCAGTCGGGGGTCGACGACGAGCGCGTACGTCTCCACATCGGCGACGATCTTCGCCTGCACGTCCGCGCCGAGCCTGTTGTAGAGGTGATTGCAGTGCGCGCCCAGCAGGTTCACCGCGTACCGGACCGCAATGGTCTCCGGCAGGTTCCCGCACAACAGGGTCACCCCTCTGCCCGGACCCACACCACGCTCTTTCAGCGCCCGCGCCAGCCGGTACACCAGGGAGCGGAACTCGGTCGCTCCGATGCGCCGTTCACCACGCTCACCTGCGACGAGGATTTCGCGGCCGGGTGTGTTGCGGAGGCCGTCGAGAATGTCTTCCACGTAGTTGCGGAACGCGGGGGTTACCGGGGTGGGCATATGGCCTTCTCTCCTGCGGGTGCGGGCGTGCTCTCCAGGGGGCTGCTCGGGACCTGCGCGCCCCTGCGGTCCGGGGCGCTGTCGAGTACAGCCGGGAATGCGCGGTCGATCAAGACCAGGCAGGTGGAGGCGTTCGCGCGACAAGCGGCTTCTGTCCGATCACGCCGCTATGTCAGCCCCGGATCGTTGGTCCGCCTCTGACGCACGCGTTCCGATGAAGCGCGACGGATCGTAGCGGCCGGTCCCGGTTCGCGAAGCCGGGGACCCGGCTCCGCCCTTGTGTTGCCCCCGCCCCGACAACATCACCGGATACCTCGTTCACAACGCATCACTTCACCGGCTTCGGCGCCTTCCGCCCGAAGCCCGGATTCCGGCGTCCGCGCGGGAACCAGTGCTCACCCGACCCGGGGTGCCCCGTGCCCGTCGGGCGGGAGGGCCCACCGGCCGGCGGTGAGTGCCTGGGCCGGTGGCGCGAGCCGGAAGGCCGTGAGCCCCGTCGCCGCTGAACCCGGCTCGCGGTTACAGCACCGTCATCTCGTGTCGCGGTGCCCGAAACACGTGCGCGCCAGACTCTCCGCATCGCGCATCCGGTTCCCCGGTCGAGGTGCCTCCCGGTCCGGGGACCGGCTGCCAGCTCACGACGTCTGCGGCAGCAAGGCCGTGGCGACCGTGCCCGACCGGGGCCGTGGCCCAGGCCGGTGGAAGCGCCGGGGGCGGTGACCGCGCTTCGTTCACCCGCTCGCGCGGTCGGCGTCGTAGGGGTCGGCCGTGTGGCTTTCCACAGGGAGAACCACGTTGAACACGCACACCGAGAGCACGCCCGCGTCCCCCGCTCCCAGCGGCACCGCCGCCGTGACCGCCGAGGCCGAACTGGCCAGGGAGCGGGAGATGGGCGCCGGTAACGGCGGGACGGCCGAGCGCGAGATCCGGGTCATCGACCTCGGCGACTTCGACGACCGGCGTTCCGAGATCGCCGGCCAACTGTGGGATGCGGCCACGGAGATCGGCTTCTTCCAGCTGAGCGGTCACGGCATCGACCGGCACGAGACCGACGCCGCCTTCGCAGCCGCCCGCGCCTACTTCGCGCTCCCGGCCGAGGTGAAGGCGGGGCAGGCCCTGCGGCCGGGGAGCAACGCGGGCTGGGAGTACCGCAGCCAGGTCCGGCCGTCGACCGGCACCCCGGACGAGAAAGAGTCCTTCCAGCTCACCCGCCCGCGCATGGCCGGCATGTGGCCCCGGGAGTCCGAACTCGCCGGTTTCCGGGCCACCCTGCTCTCCTTCGAGGCCCGCTGTCACGACCTGGCCATGCGCGTCCTGGGCTGCTTCGCCGACCGGCTCGGCCTGCCCGAGGGGTTCTTCGCCGCACGGCACGACCCGTCGGCCCCGGACCACCAGTCCACCCTGCGCCTGCTGCACTACTACGCGACGAGCCGTGAGGCAGCGGTCCGCGCCATGGCCGAAAACTCCTGGCGTGCCGGGGCCCACACCGACTTCGACTGCCTCACCCTGCTCTTCCAGCGCGAAGGCCAGGAAGGGCTGCAGGTCTGCCCGGGTCGCGAGGCCGGGGAGCGCCGCTGGACCCCGGTCCCGGCCCGTTCGTCCCTGATCACCTGCAACATCGGGGACATGCTGGCGCGCTGGAGCGGCGACCGGCTGCCGTCCAACTTCCACCGGGTCGCCCCGCCGCACCCGGACGGCGATCTCGGCCCGCGCTACTCGATCGCCTATTTCGCGCAGGCCGACGGAAGCGCCCTCATCGCGGACCCGGACGGCGTCCACGCGCCCGTCACCGCAGCGGACTACCTGCGGCAGCGCATCGCAGCGAACTTCGCGGGCTGACGGCTCCTCCTGCCGCGGGTCGCCACCCGCGGCAGGAGGCCCGGGGCGGTCCGCCCCGAACCGCCCCGGGCGGGCCCACGACCGCGCGGGACTCCGCGCCCGGCTCCGGCCGGCTCCCGCGCACCGCTCCGCCGGTGGCGGCCCCCGTCTCCCGGCCTCCCCGCCTCCGGGCCCTCCCCAGCCTGCGCTCCCCGCTCCGCTCTCCCTCCCACCGCCCTCCCGTCACGAGGAGCTCCGCCATGCCGTACCCGCCCCTTGGCGCGTCCACCGCACCCCGCGACTGCGACCTGCTGCTCACCGGCGGCCACGTCCTGACGCCCGATCCCGAGGACACCGGCCGCACGGTCACCTACGAGGACGGCGCGGTCGCCGTCGATGCCGGGCGGATCGTGGCCGTCGGCTCCGCGGCAACACTGCGGCGCGCGTTCCGCGCCCGCCGTGACATCGACTGCACCGGCAGGGCCGTACTGCCGGGCTTCACCGACGCGCACACCCACCTGTTCCAGTCACTCGCCCGCGGTCTGGGCGACGGCATGGCGATCTGGCCGTGGCTGCGCACGTTCATGTGGCCGTACGCCATCGCCGTCACCCCGCAGGACGCCCGGGTCGCCGTCCGGCTCGGAGCGGCGGAGGCCGCTCGGGCGGGCATCACGACCGTCGTCGACCACCATTACGCGCCGACGGACACGGAGACGGTCCTCGCGGTGGCCGACGCCATCGAGGAGACCGGACTGCGCGGCGCGGTGGCCCGGGGCATGCTCGGCGACCGTACGGCCGTCGCGGAGTCCCGCGGCCTGCCGACCGCCCTGTACCGGTACTCCACCGCCGAGGAGCTGAGGATCACCGCCGAGTGTCTGGCTTCCCGCCCGGCCGGCTCCCGTGTCCAGGTCTGGCCCGCCCCCCTCAACCTGTCCTACGGCGACCCGGACCTGGTTCACGGCGCCGTCGAACAGGCCCGCGGGGCCGGCGTCCGCTGGCACACGCACTGCAGCGAAGGGGCGAAGGACCCCGAGAGCTACCTCGACGCCTACGGCATCCGTCCGGTCGCCTGGCTGGAGAAGGAGGGCTTGCTCGACACGCGCGCGACCCTCGCCCACGCCGTCTGGCTCGACGAGGAGGAGATCGCCGCGGTCGGCGCACGCCGTGCGAGCGTGGCCCACAACCCGGTCTCCAACGCCTCTCTGGCCTCGGGATCGATGCCGCTGGCCGCGTTGCGCGCCGCAGGGGCGACCGTCGCCCTCGGCACGGACGGCCCGTGCGCGGGCGGCAGGCAGGACATGTTCGAGGTGATGAAGCAGATGCTGTTCACACAGCGCCTGGCCACCCTCGACCCGGCGTCGGTGCGCTGCGAGGACGCGCTGACCGCCGCGACGCTCGGCGGCGCACGCTCCACCGGGGCGGCGCCGGGCGCCGGCCTCGTCGCACGGGGTGCGCCGGCCGACCTGGCCATCGTCGACGTGTCGGGCACGGCCCGCCACGCCCCCCTGAACCGCCTCGGCGCGCATCTCGTCCACACCGCGCAGTCCTCCGACGTCGTGATGACGATCGTCGCGGGCGAGGTGGTCTTCGAGGACGGCCGGTGCACCCGGATCGACGAGGAAGAGCTGTACGCCCACGCGCGGGAGCACGCGGCCGCGCTCACGCGTCGCGCCGACATCACGGACCACACCTTCCAGGGAGTTTCCCCATGCTGACGACGGACACCGGCAGGACGACATGCCCGAGGCCCTCCGACCCGGTCGAGGAGGTCCCGCCCCTCTGGCGCCTCGGGCTGCTCGGCCTGCAGCACGTCCTCGCGTTCTACGCGGGCGCGGTGGTGATGCCCCTGCTCGTGGCCCAGGGCATCGGCCTGCCGCCCGACGAGGTGGCTCGCCTGGTCAACTCCTCGCTCCTCGCGTGCGGTGTCGCGACACTGCTCCAGGCCGTGGGCCTGCCCGGCATCGGCATCCGGCTGCCGGTCGTCCAGGGCATGTCGACCGCCGCCGTGCCCTCCCTGGTCTCCGTCGGGCTCGCGGCGGGCGGCGCGACGGCCGGCCTGCCGACGGTCTTCGGCGCGGTGATCGCCGCCGGCCTGGCGCTGTTCCTCGTCGCACCGGTGTTCTCGCGCCTCGTACGGTTCTTCCCGCCGCTGGTCACCGGAACGATCGTGACGGTCGTCGGGATCTCCCTGATGACGGTGGCGGCCCGCCAGGTGGGTGGAGGCGACCCCTCGTCCCCCACCTTCGGCACCCCGGGCCACCTCGGGCTGGCGGGCGTCACCCTGGCGGTGATCCTGCTGTTGACGAAGGTGGCGCGCGGCTTCGTCGCGACCCTGGCCGTCCTGCTCGGCCTGGCCGCAGGGACGACGGTGGCGGCGACCGCCGGGAGGACGGACTTCTCCGGTATCGGCGAGGCCGGCTGGTTCGGGATGACGGCACCGTTCCACTACGGCGTGCCCCGCTTCGACCTGCTCGCCGTCCTGGCCGTGGTGCTGGTCATGGTGATCATCGCGGTGGAGTCGATCGGACAGTTCTTCGCGATCGGCGAGATCACCGGCCGCGAGGTCGAGGGCCCGGACATCACCCGCGCCCTGCGCGCCGACGGGATCGCGACCGTGCTCGGGGGGCTTCTGAACTCCTTCCCGACCACGGTGTACTCGCAGAACATCGGCCTGCTCCAGCTCACCCGGGTGAAGTCTCGCTGGATCGTCGCCGGGTCCGGTGTGATCATGCTGGTGCTCGGTCTGGTGCCCAAGGTGGGGGCGGTCGTCTCGGCCATGCCGGCGCCGGTCCTCGGCGGGGCGACGATCGTGCTCTTCTCGACCATCGCGGTGGTCGGGGTGCGCATCCTCGGTCAGGCCGACCTCACCGACTCCCGCAACACGATCCTGGTCGCCACCAGTCTGGGCGTCGGTTTCCTGCCCACCGCGTTCCCGCAGTTCGCCGAGCACATGCCGACCCGCCAGCTACGGGCGCTCTTCGAGAGCGGGATCATGCTCGGCACCCTCACCGCCGTCGTGCTCAACCTGTTCTTTCACCACCTCGGTCGGCGCCGCCCCGGCCCGGCGGCGCCGACGCCTCCTGCGGACGCCGGGCCGGTCCGCGCGCCCGCCTCGCCGGCCGCCGAGGACCCGGCCGGCAGCGAGGAGGCGACCGTCGGCACCGCTCGCCGGTAACGCTCGGCGGGCACGGGCGGGTCCCTGGCCGGGGACGCGGTTCCGGGACGGGGCGGAACCGGCCGCCGGGCACCGCGCCGGCGGGCTTCAGCCTCCTGCCAGGGCCTTGTTACCTCGCGAGCAGAGTCCGCAGAGGGTTCTGCTCATGATCAGGCGACAGGTCCAGCAGCCAGGAGTGCCCACCGAAGCCGGCCCCCTTGCACGACGGAGCGCTGGCACCGCGCTTCGACGACGGTCCCGCCGCCGGCACGGTGGGCCTGGAGGAGGCGCTGCGCGGGCGGCGGCACGAGGTCGCGACCGGCGTGTCCATGGGGGCGAGAACGCGTACTTCGGTTCCCTGCGGCCGTACGCGGCCACCACCCTGTCGGGCTTCCCCCTGCTGGCCGCCCGCTTGGGGCCCGCTGAGGAAGTGACCGGCATAGCGAAGGACCGCGACGCCCCCGCGGTCATCGGCGAGGCGTCATCGGCCTGTCCGATCCATGTCCGGACCAAGGACGGCGACAGCCCGCAGGGCAAGGAGTGGGCCGTGCGCGCCTTCGGCGAGCAGGGGCCCGAGCTCGCCGAAGGGCTGGTGGCCACAGTCCGGGCCTGGGACCGTCACATCCGCGCCGACGACAACGACGAGCACGCCGATCCCCTTCTGACGGTCTTCCCGGCCCGTACGCCCGACGATGCGCTGCCCGTCGGCGATGTCCTGGACAAGCCGCACTGCCGTCTGGTGTTCCGGTGGCCAGGGCGTGACGTGGTGCTGCCCGGGGCCGTTGGGTTTTCTGCCGCCGATGTCGTGGTGAGGGGGTGTGACGGTGGAACGGGCCGTGCGGCAAGCGGTGTTCGTCGCCCCGGCGGAGCACGACGAGCTCGACCGGATGCGTCGCGCGCACACGACCGCCGCGAAGCGGTTCCGGGTGTCCGCGTCGGGACCGGAGGTGTGGGGGTGGCGGGGCCGCGCCCTGGGGCGGCGGGCCGGGGACCGCGGGCACCGACCTGTCCGTCCACACCCACGAGCACCTGGCCGCCGTCGCCACCGAACTCAACGGACGCCCACGCAAAACACTCGGCTGGGAAACCCCAGCCGAGCGTCTGCATGAACTACTCGCCGCCTGACACAGGCGACCACGTGTTGCGACGATCCCTAGAATCCGCCGTTCGCCGGCCGGGGCTACGACTCCGACACGTACCGCCGTCTCATCCGGGCTCGCGACATCACACCCAAGACCGCCCGACGTGGTGCCCCGCACGGCTCCGGCCCGGGCAGGACCCGATGGGTTGTCGAGCGGACCCTTGCCCGGCTCCACCAGTTCAAACGGCTCCGCATCCGCTACGGGACACGCGCCGGCCTTCACCTGGGACTCCTCCAACCCGCCTGCGGCATCAGCTGCTTGAGACGGCTCAGAACCTCATTCCGAAACGATCAGTCAGGCGACGCGGGTGTCGTAGGTCTCGCGGTTGGCAAGCACATCGTCCATGTGCGTCTCGGCCCAGGCCTTGAGGCCCCGCATCATCTCGTACAGCGACAGGCCGAGATCGGTCAGCTCGTAGGAGACCGTGACCGGCACGGTCGGCACCACAGTGCGGGACACCAGGCCGTCGCGCTCCAGGGAGCGCAGCGTCTGGGTGAGCATCTTCTGGCTGACGCCGGCCAGCAGGCGCTGCAGTTCCGAGTAGCGCATCGCCCGGGGCGCGCCGGCGCAGTCGGCGCCGGGTTGGTGCGCGCTGTCGCTGCCGAGCGCGGCCAGGATCAGCGTGACCCATTTGTTGGAGATCCGGTCGAGCAGCTTGCGGCTGGGGCAGGCCGCCACGAAGGCGTCGTACTCCACCTTGGCCTGTGCTCTCTGCTGGGCTGCCGTCATCGTCGCCATGGACCGTTCCTCTCACCTGTGGGCGCCTTACGCACTTCGAGGTGCCTACTTCCCGACTAGAAGCTACGCACCAATAGTGGTGCAAGGCGCCGTCAGGCACCACTCCCCGGCTTAACACGAAAGGCACACCATGGGCACCCCCTCCGTCTCGCTTCCCGGCGGCACCTGGACCCTGGGCGACCTGACCGTCACCCGGTTCGGCTACGGCGCCATGCAGCTCGCCGGCCCCTGGGTCATGGGTCCGCCTGCCGACCGCGAGGGCGCACTCGCCGTTCTCCGCGAGGCCGTCGGCCTCGGCATCACGCACATCGACACCGCCGACGCCTACGGGCCGCGCATCACCAACCAGCTGATCCGTGAGGCGCTGCACCCATACTCCGACTCGCTGCACATCGTGACCAAGGTCGGGGCGACCCGCGACGAGGAGGGAGGCTGGCCCCCGGCACGCAAGCCTGAAGAGTTGCGCCGGGCCGTCACCGAGAACCTGGAGAACCTCGGCCTCGACACGCTGGACGTGGTCAACCTCCGGCTCGGCGACGCCCAGGGCCCTGTGCCCGGTTCGCTCGCTGAGGCGTTCGGGGCGCTCGTCGGCCTCCAGCGGCAGGGCCTCATCCGGCACCTCGGCGTGAGCAACGCGACGGCGGAACAGGTCTCCGAGGCATGCTCGATCGCGCCGATCGTGTGCGTGCAGAACATGTACAACCTCGCCCACCGCCACGACGACGACCTGATCGACGAGCTCGCAGAGCAGGGCATCGCCTACGTGCCCTTCTTCCCCCTCGGCGGCTTCAGCCCGCTGCAGTCCTCGGCGCTCACGGCCGTAGCCACCCGGTTGGACGCGACGCCCATGTCGGTCGCCCTGGCCTGGCTCCTGCAGCGGTCGCCGAACATCCTGCTGATCCCCGGCACCTCATCGGTGGCACACCTGCGCGAGAACGCCGCCGGCGCGGGACTCCCGCTGTCCGACGACGATCTCGCCGAGCTCGACAAGATCGGCCGCTGACCCTACGGCGCTCACCAGCGGCTGTCCGAGACCACGGCCCGTCTCCGAAGGCCGGTCCTGGAACCGGCAGCCCGTGAGCGAGCGGTGGGGTGCTGAGGTGACCGCGACGGGTGCCGGCCGGGCCGGCACCCACCGCGGTCGTGTCCCACCGAGTGGTGTAGCGGCGGTCGCCTCTCGTGACTCGTCTGCACCAACCTGCAGATCAGCGAGGGCCTCGACCGATGCCTTGATCGCATTACTACACCACTCCGCAGGACGTGACCTCAGCTCGGCAGGGCCCGAGCCGGCTCGGTGGTCATGCCGGGCGCAGGGGCTCGGGCAGAGTGAGCGCCGAATGAGCCGGTTCTCCCTCTGCCGGGGGCATGCCGCTGAGGCTGCGCAGCCTGTCGTTTCGCTGTTCCAGGGCCTGGGCCGTGGTGGGGAAGAGAGTGGCGCCGCCCTGGCCGACCAGCCCCTGGTTCAGGGCCACGAACTCCCGGGTGCCGCGTTCGTAGGCGGTGAAGCCCGCGCCGTACCCCTGATGCGCGAGGCAGCCGGCGAGCATGTACGCGCCGACGAGGGCAAGGCTGGTGCCCTGTCCGGTGAGGAACGAGGGCGCGTAC
This DNA window, taken from Streptomyces nitrosporeus, encodes the following:
- a CDS encoding aldo/keto reductase family oxidoreductase, which produces MGTPSVSLPGGTWTLGDLTVTRFGYGAMQLAGPWVMGPPADREGALAVLREAVGLGITHIDTADAYGPRITNQLIREALHPYSDSLHIVTKVGATRDEEGGWPPARKPEELRRAVTENLENLGLDTLDVVNLRLGDAQGPVPGSLAEAFGALVGLQRQGLIRHLGVSNATAEQVSEACSIAPIVCVQNMYNLAHRHDDDLIDELAEQGIAYVPFFPLGGFSPLQSSALTAVATRLDATPMSVALAWLLQRSPNILLIPGTSSVAHLRENAAGAGLPLSDDDLAELDKIGR
- a CDS encoding winged helix-turn-helix transcriptional regulator; translation: MATMTAAQQRAQAKVEYDAFVAACPSRKLLDRISNKWVTLILAALGSDSAHQPGADCAGAPRAMRYSELQRLLAGVSQKMLTQTLRSLERDGLVSRTVVPTVPVTVSYELTDLGLSLYEMMRGLKAWAETHMDDVLANRETYDTRVA
- a CDS encoding nucleobase:cation symporter-2 family protein; the protein is MLTTDTGRTTCPRPSDPVEEVPPLWRLGLLGLQHVLAFYAGAVVMPLLVAQGIGLPPDEVARLVNSSLLACGVATLLQAVGLPGIGIRLPVVQGMSTAAVPSLVSVGLAAGGATAGLPTVFGAVIAAGLALFLVAPVFSRLVRFFPPLVTGTIVTVVGISLMTVAARQVGGGDPSSPTFGTPGHLGLAGVTLAVILLLTKVARGFVATLAVLLGLAAGTTVAATAGRTDFSGIGEAGWFGMTAPFHYGVPRFDLLAVLAVVLVMVIIAVESIGQFFAIGEITGREVEGPDITRALRADGIATVLGGLLNSFPTTVYSQNIGLLQLTRVKSRWIVAGSGVIMLVLGLVPKVGAVVSAMPAPVLGGATIVLFSTIAVVGVRILGQADLTDSRNTILVATSLGVGFLPTAFPQFAEHMPTRQLRALFESGIMLGTLTAVVLNLFFHHLGRRRPGPAAPTPPADAGPVRAPASPAAEDPAGSEEATVGTARR
- a CDS encoding amidohydrolase family protein gives rise to the protein MPYPPLGASTAPRDCDLLLTGGHVLTPDPEDTGRTVTYEDGAVAVDAGRIVAVGSAATLRRAFRARRDIDCTGRAVLPGFTDAHTHLFQSLARGLGDGMAIWPWLRTFMWPYAIAVTPQDARVAVRLGAAEAARAGITTVVDHHYAPTDTETVLAVADAIEETGLRGAVARGMLGDRTAVAESRGLPTALYRYSTAEELRITAECLASRPAGSRVQVWPAPLNLSYGDPDLVHGAVEQARGAGVRWHTHCSEGAKDPESYLDAYGIRPVAWLEKEGLLDTRATLAHAVWLDEEEIAAVGARRASVAHNPVSNASLASGSMPLAALRAAGATVALGTDGPCAGGRQDMFEVMKQMLFTQRLATLDPASVRCEDALTAATLGGARSTGAAPGAGLVARGAPADLAIVDVSGTARHAPLNRLGAHLVHTAQSSDVVMTIVAGEVVFEDGRCTRIDEEELYAHAREHAAALTRRADITDHTFQGVSPC
- a CDS encoding AMP-binding protein, producing the protein MPTPVTPAFRNYVEDILDGLRNTPGREILVAGERGERRIGATEFRSLVYRLARALKERGVGPGRGVTLLCGNLPETIAVRYAVNLLGAHCNHLYNRLGADVQAKIVADVETYALVVDPRLAARATQITELVPVERVLVLGPVPADAPTGGEDLLALAAPQPETPVESQARPEDLCMIRHSGGTTGHPKGVRSTFARMRNTGLMRELSDEVRRDLVCTPLSHAGGFLADTTLASGGTVVLHDGFDAGEVLATIAREEITHVLLLPPHLYQVLDHPDIETTDTSSMRRITYGSCQSSPVRIAEAVRRFGRVLQQSYGQFEAGAVSVLPAGEHDPDRLDVLRTAGRVIPGVEVEIRTESGTVLPHGEVGEICVRGPQVMDGYWKDPELTAEVLEPDGWLHTGDLGRLDAEGYLTVVDRIKDMIAVVGGHVYTTELEEFLHTHPDVRHSAVYGVRDQGRIERVHATVVLAPGSTTTAEDLRALVRDRRGELYVPDLIEFVEALPLTDAGKPDKKELRRWAA
- a CDS encoding 2-oxoglutarate and iron-dependent oxygenase domain-containing protein — its product is MNTHTESTPASPAPSGTAAVTAEAELAREREMGAGNGGTAEREIRVIDLGDFDDRRSEIAGQLWDAATEIGFFQLSGHGIDRHETDAAFAAARAYFALPAEVKAGQALRPGSNAGWEYRSQVRPSTGTPDEKESFQLTRPRMAGMWPRESELAGFRATLLSFEARCHDLAMRVLGCFADRLGLPEGFFAARHDPSAPDHQSTLRLLHYYATSREAAVRAMAENSWRAGAHTDFDCLTLLFQREGQEGLQVCPGREAGERRWTPVPARSSLITCNIGDMLARWSGDRLPSNFHRVAPPHPDGDLGPRYSIAYFAQADGSALIADPDGVHAPVTAADYLRQRIAANFAG